Within Deltaproteobacteria bacterium, the genomic segment GCGTCGGGATATACCGGCGATAGATACTGCACCTGACCGTCTACAAACGTCCGCGCCTCGGGCGACAGTTCGTAGCGGTCCAGGAACTCGCCGTAATCCGTGCGGATCGCCTCTTTGTAGAGGTCCGAGACGTTCGCGAGCGCTTTCTTCGCGGCGCGTCCCTCGCCCCAGGTGGACGGTGGATAGACCACGTCGTTGACGAAGAACCCGCGGATGACCTGCGCGTAGCGGTCGACGTCGCTGATGAGCGAGACGACCTTGCCCGACTCCTTGGGAAATTCAAGCGAGACGGTGCGGAACAGCTCGTCGCGCGACTGCGGGAGATCGACCCGGCGCGCGGGCGTGACGATCTGAAAACCGGGCTCCGCCATCAGAAAGCGTTTCTTGTCGAGGAACGGAATGCCGAGCTCGGTGAAGATTTCGGAAAAAATCTGGCCCTTGCCGAAACCGAAGAACATGCCGGGAAAACGGCGAAGTCGATACTCACCGATTCGTTTCACATGCGCCTGCGCCTCGACGTCCGCGATCAGCACGTTGTACCCGCGCTTGACGAGCAACGCGCCCGCGATGAGCCCGGACAAGTCCGAGCCCAAAATCGTGACGTCGAAGAGCATCCCGATCATCAGCCGACCACCTCGACGGCGGGGGATTCCCGGTCCTCGCGCGCGACGATTTCGCCGATCACCCACGCGCGTTCCTGCAGGCCCGAAAGCCGGATCAGGATGTTCTCGACCTCATCCTCCGGGCAGACGATCGCGAGCCCGATGCCCATGTTGAACGTGCGCCACATCTCGGCGTCGTCGATGCCGCCCGCGCGGCGAAGCGTCTCGAAGACACCCGGCGCTTCCCACGATCCGCGCTGGAAACGCACGGCCGCGCGCTCGGGTAGGATGCGCGGCACATTTTCGAGCAGACCGCCGCCCGTGATGTGCGCGACGCCCTTGATCGCGAAATTGCGCGTCAGGTTGCGCAGCGTTTTCGCATAGATGCGCGTGGGCGTCAGCAGTTCTTCGCCGACGGTCCCGCGGAATCCTTCGATGCGGTCGTCGACTGTAAGCCCGAGCTGCTCAAAAACGATCTTGCGCGCCAGCGAATAGCCGTTGGAGTGAAGGCCGGTGCTCGCCACGCCGATCACGCGGTCGCCTTCGGCGATGCCGCTGCCGTCGATCAGCACGTCGCGGTCCACCACGCCCACGGCGAAACCCGCGAGGTCGAACTCCCCCGCCGGGTAGAAGTCGGGCATTTCCGCCGTTTCGCCTCCGACCAGCGCGCAGCCCGCTTCCTTGCACCCCTCGGCGATGCCCTTGATCACCGAGGCGGCGGCCTGCGGTTCGAGCTTGCCGCAGGCGAAATAGTCAAGGAAAAACAGCGGTTCCGCCCCGCAGGTGATCACATCGTTCACGCACATTGCCACGAGGTCGATGCCGACCGTGTCTAGGCGGCCCGTCATGAATGCGATCTTGAGCTTGGTGCCCACGCCGTCGGTGCCCGAGACGAGCAGCGGATTTTTGTAATTCAGCGTATTCAGGGCGAAAAGCGACGCAAATCCGCCGATGTCGGCCTTGACCTCGGGCCGAAAGGTGGAACGCACATAGGGCTTGATGAGGCGCACCAACTCGTTTCCGGCGTCGATATCGACCCCGGCATCGCGATAAGACCGAAACACCTTGGTATTCAATACAATCCTCAACGTGAAGGGCAGGCGGCCCCAATTGCCGAAACCGCCAAGGCCAACGATCTTAGGGAGCGGTCCCGAAAAGTCAAACGCGGCGGGGGCATTTTTGCGCCTTCACCCACGACATCCGGGCGACGTTCGCCGCACGGATTCGCACGTTCGACGAATCACCGTTCAGCGTTTCGGAAACCGGTAGTGCCCGATGATTATCCACGCGAACAGGACGTTTTCGAGGCGCGGTCCCGCGCCGATGTTGTGGACGACGGCGGGCGTGACGCCGTCCGACGTGTCGTCGGTCAGCACCCCAATGTGCGTGAGCCCGTTGTCGAGCCGCCACGCGACCACGTCGCCTGGGGCGTAATCCGTCGGTTTGTCGGTGATCGGAAGCGAAAAGCCGCGGCGCGCGAAAAACGCCATGAGATTCGGCACGCGGCGGTGATCGATATGGGGATCGGGGCGCGGCCCGGGCCACGAGTTGGGATACGCCCCCGGCGCGGCGCGCAAGTCGTCGTGAACGAGCTTTTGCAGGTCGTGCCCCAGCGCACGGAAAATCCGCACGACCTCATCCGTGCACACGCCGCGATCGGGCGCGACGTCGCCGCCGGGAAACGGGATCTTCACATACGCGCCGTCGTACACGACCTCGTGACGTAGTCGCTCGCGCGCGGCCTCGACGATGCGCGCGGCGGTGTCGTCGGGTACGGCGAGTCGCGTCGGCGAAGCGGGGACAGGGGTCGGAGTCGGTTCCTGCGCGAATGGACGGTCACACGCCATCAAGGCCATCGTTACCGCGAGTGCGATCGCAAACGAATGCCGCTCGCCCGGGCTCACAAATTTTTTCCTCCGATACGCACGATGAGTTCCACGCGCGCCGCCTGCTCCTGCGCGCCCTGCAATTCCTTGAGGATCCGTCGCCGCTCGTCCGCGTCGATACGCCCGTCGCGAAGCGCGTCCTCGACGATCCGCTGTACGTCGCCGGCTTCCGCGCCCAGACGCAACACCTCACGCAGCAGTCCCTCGTGCTCGGTGGGGAGACCGGACTCACGCACAAGCCGGTACCCCGCACGGCTCGCCGACCAACGCAGCGCCTCGACCGCAAGATCGGCGTGCCCGGCGTCCTGCAACGCGCGCCGGATCACGTCGAGCCGGTCGACCGGATTGAGCCGCCCCGCGCCGGAGAGCGACTCGGGGTCTTCCTGCCATTGCGCCACCGTCGAATATCCGAGATTCAGCTCCGACGCGAAATGCTTGATGCCCAGCGGTTCGAACATGCGTTGCAACACGCGCCAGGACGGTTCGTCGAGGCGATCTTTTGGGGTCGTCGACATCGTGCGCTCCGAATTTGATCGACGCCGTTGTAGCACCAAAGCGGATGTGAGGGCACAGCCGTATTCGCTGCGCCGGTCGCACGCCCGGGCGACGGGGACCCTGGCTGCCGGCGGTCGCCGATTGTTTGCCCGACGGACGATGCTGTATGCAAATAACCGTTTAAACGGTTATTCGGTTACACCAATTGATCGCCGGGGATTGGCCGGTCGGGAGATCGATTTCTGGTTGTCGCGGGGTCAGGTCTCGCCGGTCGCCGCTCAGAGCCCCGCCACGGTCACGGTCAACGTGGCCGCGTATCCGGCCCCATCGGGGCTCACCGCCGGCAGTGGCGGTACGGAGCCCGGCGTCACACCGTCGCTGAGGTTCGTCGTGTCCTTCTGCCCGCGCGCGTCGTAGGGGGCGGTGGCGTACACCGTCTCTGTCGCGTCTTCGGGAAAGTAGAGCTGCGACGTGGCTTCGAGCATCCCTGTCAGATGCACCTTGAAATGGATGTGCGTGGTGCGACCGGGGTACCAACCCGGGTAGATCGTCATGAAACGCACGCGGCCATCCGCACCGGTGATCTGCGTTCCGCGCAGAAAGGTCAGCCCCGAGGTGTCGACCCCGCCGAGCTGGCCGAGGTAGCCGGAGTACACGCCATCGGCGTCGCAATGCCAGATGTCCACGGCGATGTCCTTGATCGGCTCGCAATCCGACGCACGCTGAAGCAACAGGGTGAGCGAAAGCGCCGCCCCTGGTTTTCCCTCGGTGACGTCCTCACGGATCATGTCGAGATCGAGGAAGTAGGGGCCTTCCGTTTCCTCGGGATAAACGGTGCACGTGTTGCCGGCGTCATCGTTTCCGGCGTCGTCATCATCGGTCGAACCCGCGTCGTCGTCCGTCGCGTCGTCGTTCGACGCCGAGCCCTTCGGTGAGTCGTCGTCCCCGCCCCCGCCCCCGCAATGCACCGCCAATGCCGCCGCGGCCGCGACGCTGAGCGTGCCGGCGAGAAACGTCCTGCGCGTCGCGCGGTGGAAATCCGCCGTCGACTCGAAAGGACTCAAGGATTTTTCGTCGATCCGATCCGCATCGCCCACGTTCACCTCCGCCGCGAGATTCGTGGAGGGAATATTGTTCGGAGATCTCGGGGCGCCGAAATGACGGACGTCAGGCGAATGCATGCTCGCCCGCGGACGGATTCCCACTGCGTGGGAAAGCTCGCGCGAAGCAGGTTCGTCGCTTGACACGCAAACGGGCGTTCTGCTATGAAACGCTCCGTCGTCCGTCGAGGTTTTCGCCGAAACGGCGGCATGGGGTTGTAGTTAAGTTGGTTATAACGCCGGCCTGTCACGCCGGAGGCCGCGGGTTCGAGTCCCGTCAACCCCGTCCCGAAGAAGCCCGCAACCGATTGACGTTGCGGGCTTTTCCATTTTCCGCCGATGCGCGCACTCCCGAATGTGACCCAAACGTGACCAAGGAGCCTTTCTCCAGATGCACAGGAACGTCTCCTGGATGGCGACGCGCGTGGGCGATCGTCGCGCTTCCTTGACCCTTCCTGTCACGCGGCGGGAGTATAAGTGGGCAGGTAACCTTCGCCCCATCAACGGGGAGAAATAATCATGAGCTTCGGATTTGACGCTAGGCGAAAGCAAGCGGTTTTCCGCCAAACGCTTAGCACGGCGGCCCGGACACCGACCGACGACAAAATGAGGCGCAACAGACATCTGCTTGCCCACGGGTGCGAAGAAGAGAATCTCATGCCCTGCTTGCGTGGTCCGGGTGGCGCAACCGACTTCTTCGGCAAGCGCAGCATCGAATGGTGGAATGACCCTGAGCGGACCGGCGACAGAGCGGGTGCGGCTCCGACGCGCAACCTAGCGAGCTCGCAGGTCGCCTGCGTGAACTTCCTCCTACCGCTCGCCTCCATTCCCGATGCACTCTTGGAAGTGCTGCGTGCCATCGACTCCGACGTCATCGAAGTCGTGCCCATCGTCGACTGGGACGGGAACTCGTCACCCGTCGAGTTCGAATGGATCGGATGGAGAAAGCCGCTGGAAGGCGGCCAGTTTATTCGTGGCAAGTACAAAACCAGCGCCGATGCAGTGATCGTCGCGCGCACTCCGAGTGGACAGCGT encodes:
- a CDS encoding phosphoribosylformylglycinamidine cyclo-ligase, producing MFRSYRDAGVDIDAGNELVRLIKPYVRSTFRPEVKADIGGFASLFALNTLNYKNPLLVSGTDGVGTKLKIAFMTGRLDTVGIDLVAMCVNDVITCGAEPLFFLDYFACGKLEPQAAASVIKGIAEGCKEAGCALVGGETAEMPDFYPAGEFDLAGFAVGVVDRDVLIDGSGIAEGDRVIGVASTGLHSNGYSLARKIVFEQLGLTVDDRIEGFRGTVGEELLTPTRIYAKTLRNLTRNFAIKGVAHITGGGLLENVPRILPERAAVRFQRGSWEAPGVFETLRRAGGIDDAEMWRTFNMGIGLAIVCPEDEVENILIRLSGLQERAWVIGEIVAREDRESPAVEVVG
- a CDS encoding DUF1287 domain-containing protein yields the protein MACDRPFAQEPTPTPVPASPTRLAVPDDTAARIVEAARERLRHEVVYDGAYVKIPFPGGDVAPDRGVCTDEVVRIFRALGHDLQKLVHDDLRAAPGAYPNSWPGPRPDPHIDHRRVPNLMAFFARRGFSLPITDKPTDYAPGDVVAWRLDNGLTHIGVLTDDTSDGVTPAVVHNIGAGPRLENVLFAWIIIGHYRFPKR
- a CDS encoding intradiol ring-cleavage dioxygenase; this encodes MGDADRIDEKSLSPFESTADFHRATRRTFLAGTLSVAAAAALAVHCGGGGGDDDSPKGSASNDDATDDDAGSTDDDDAGNDDAGNTCTVYPEETEGPYFLDLDMIREDVTEGKPGAALSLTLLLQRASDCEPIKDIAVDIWHCDADGVYSGYLGQLGGVDTSGLTFLRGTQITGADGRVRFMTIYPGWYPGRTTHIHFKVHLTGMLEATSQLYFPEDATETVYATAPYDARGQKDTTNLSDGVTPGSVPPLPAVSPDGAGYAATLTVTVAGL